In the Drosophila willistoni isolate 14030-0811.24 chromosome 3R, UCI_dwil_1.1, whole genome shotgun sequence genome, ATCAGAGCTAAAAACTAGGACACTTTCTTTGTCCATATTCATCAAACTGACCTCTTATTAAAAGAAAGTATTACTCCATTGGAAAATGAAACTAATTAAATTGGCAGCAACGTTAACTACTAAAGCGGAAGTACTTTAGCAATAATTATATTCTATATAATGTCCCCATCTAATATACATTCTTATCTTACTTTTGATAGGAAACTTTATCCCAAATGTTTACCAAAAAACCCATGAACAATTGAGCTTTCGTTTTCATATTATCATATTATATATTGtacaatagttttattttatatgcaAATTAATATCACATGAATGAAAGTAAATATTGCGCAAGTTGggggaaaaataaataaataaattggtgtgaataaacaaacaaaataaggCAATTACAATTATTGTTTTGGGGGAACTCCCTTcccccaaacaaaaaaaaaatgagatctctggttggttggttagttGGTTGCTTGGGTGCGGGGATTACTCTTAACAAAGTGTGCCAGGCAATTGACTAAAGCTCTGACATAGCCAGGCATGCAACAGATCATCGTCCACTCGCTCCTGGGTATTGGCCCAAAAGAATGTGCCATTATCGGTGCTTATGTAttgcaatggcaatggcaaatgATCCCACGCTGATGATTGGCCATTGCTTTGCTGAGGATGAGGCTGGGACTGAGTCTGATGATGTGTGTGCTGGCAGTTGCGTCCATGTTGGCAAGATCCACAGCCTTGGTTAATTGACACCTTTTCCACATAGACACTGCTGATCAATGTGGGCGTATTGGGCGGTGGTGTCAGATCAACAACTTGCTCCACTATCTTATCTGAGGGTGATGATAACAGCAATGGAGATAATGATATGGAAGATGCATCTAGCTCCAAAGTTGTTTTGCTTTCATCATCAGTAAATTCCTCTAGCTGCagatgatgttgctgttgttgtggttgctgttgttgtgtatTGTTGAGATCCACATTGTTGGGATGTACGAGTGTAAGTTGAGTGGGTCGTCCCTTGCCACCCACTGTGAGTAGGCGTTTCAATGGTTGCCATACTTTTCGCATACGTCTCATCTGATTCTTAGGTAAAGTTGTTGCTGccggttgctgttgttgttgttgttgttgctgttgggcCATGGTGCTAGCTGCCGTTAAATTTTTCGTATCCACATACATGTTGAAAGCTTTttatgttgctgttgttgttgttcgtgtTTCTTTATATGCAGCGAGCGTTGCGTGTGCGCACCTCGCCAGTGTTGATCGTTTACTGATGCTGCTGCGCCAATTGCCGctcatatttatatatgacCCGCTGTTGCTGCGCAGcgctgctctgctctgctgcCAATGGCCAGTCAAGAGTGAAATCGCTGCTGATCTCACGAGTAACCAGCCACAAGCACCGTACGAAATTTGAGTGCacctctcacacacacacacacacacagacacactctGACTTGTATTTCCCAAATAAATTCCAACAGGAATCCACCGAAGTAAGCTCTTctcctcttcttcttcttcttcttttgctgCTTCTTCTTGTTCGTTGTGTGTACTTTTCCCATGCACGTACAAGGGCCGCCTTGATGAGTTTTTGGGTTGCAGGTAGACGACGACTACAACAAAACCTGGCACAGTGTGGCAATGGATGCATGAAATATGGTTCTAATATATGAAATATCTTCTAATATATAGACTCGGAAGTGACAAAAGATAAGATCTAATATCTATTGAGAACTATCTTTTGAATTCTCTATTCTCTATTTATAtctaatattttctattgtgCTTAGAACTTTGGAAATATGACgaataaaatcaattaaaaagacttttaaaattaattaacaaatatttttaagaacattacaaataagttaaattatttctcttttcaAAAACTCAAAGTGTGAGTTTTCAAAAGAGTTTTAGAGATACGGGTCTTTAGAGTAAGTGCAAATGTATTTCTAAATAAGTGCAATGAGAACTAAAAACCCCATTTAAAACTCTTCTAACATCTCAAAAACATTATTATAATGCTGCTACATTTATGTTAACTGATTATCCCTAACTAAACATCAGTTTTATTTGTGTGGCTATTTCATGCAATTgcgaaatgtatattaagaaGTAGAAAATGCAATTCATACCACTGTACATGGCCCTGTTCGTCATGTATGCACGACTGACTTTGTTTCCACATTCACACGGTACAAGAGCCGGAGCTGGAGCCCAGTAGTAAAACATAGTTGTCCAGCCGGCAGCAccatcaccagcagcagcagcggcagcggcacaTACAATAGCCAGAGACGTAGTCCCACGGTTTGTATGGAGGGAATGTGATGCACCTGTTGCCCGATAGACCTTTTCAACTAAGACCCTGTATGCATTTCCGTCCTGGCGCAggcgtcgtcatcgtcatcatcgacGACGTCGACGTCTTTGCGAGTGTGGGAAAGGGCTTATAAGAATTTCACTTgggtttttggttgttttgtttCCTTTCTTGTGATttggtgttttattttgagTTGTTGTAGtgtagttgttttttttttcgagcAGCTGTTATTGCTACTTGTTCGCCTGTTTGTTGTCATTTATAATCAAGGCTCTGAGCCCTGGCACTGATAAGTTCATTTTGTTAAGGGAATTTTCGGGTACTTGGTTACTATCGTGGGACCAACTCAAGACGAGGGATTATGACATGTTGTTGTGGTTCACACGCTCAAACTGCTAAAGAAAAGGAAGAAACACAAAAGACGAGAGGGGGAAAACGGAGATCTAATGAGGCCATGACCTGATTTAAAGATGCAGCAGCAACACTCCTAGTCCTGGCCAGTTTCCCACACTCTATCGTACAACTAGTCGGAACGGTTTGCCAAGCCAGGGGCCAAAAAGCAACAAACTCGTGCCAATCGCGTGTGCACCGCACGCCTGCAATGAATGCTAGCAAGTCGCTTTAGCCatgttgttgccgttgctgttgttgctgctgctgctgctgctgctgcttctacTGCCTTTGCTTGGGAGTCTTTCCACCGTCCGTCGTCTCCATCGTAGCTATTAATCTTGAACTCTCAGCAGCATGTCGCTTCGTCTTGGCCCGTTCGTTGGTGCTGGTTGTTGGGTTGCTTGCCCCGCACATTTGCCCCCAATCAGCGCCTATCTTTGAACTGCACGTTTGCTAAATTGAAAGCGACTGAATCCAACTTCGACTCTATGACTACAATTGCTGAGTCTGTCCGACTTGACTGAGCCAAGCATGCGCCTGGGCTCGCGCCTTATAGGTAGACGATTGGACTTGGAGGACAGACCAACAAGTCAAAAGAGTTGCTATATccatgtgtctgtgtgtttgttaGCTCATTTTTGTGTatactctatatatttttcgGCCATTAGAATTTAGTAAACTaaacttattattattcatgGATCTTTAAGGTTTCTAGTTATTATAGAATCTCAATTATCAGATCAGTCAAAGAAATTGGGCTTACAAGCAACTAGCTTTGTAACTATAATCACTCCGAaaaagtttgatttttttgtggtcttattattgagaaaagttgtggaaaataattaattactaGTTGGTCAAAAAAAAGCAATagctatacatatatgcaaaaattatttttgaaaatcacTTAAAATGTCCCATTGAGTTCTTCTAGTTTTGTAAAAATGagatttttaaattatctGCTGCATACTTTAGAGGGCGATTCCTTTATTACAGAGTTTTTTGACCAAATTCAATGGGAATGCTTTTTAAAGAAGAGTATCTGCACTTTCATATTGAAATATGTTATTTCGCTATATTTTTTCCTAACCCATCAGCAAGTATTTGGCTTTTTAGCTTTTGGTTCACACGACTTTGTGAGATGGCAACAAGTTTTGTGCAAAAGTTAatgcatacaaacacatacatagatatctaaatatatatatatatacatacatatatatatgacaAGCAATTAGTGTGCATTGAGGTTAGTCGAAAATGGTTTGTGGCTTGACTCTGGTGATTGTTAGTGATGTTGCTGTTTGCCGGTGTCGGTGATTTTGCATATGCCACATTATTCATACGCCACGTGTGACAACAAAGTTGAAAGTTGAGACATCTTGAAAGCTGAGGCAATGCCACAACGCCACAAATTGgagatggcgatggcgatgcTGGTTTACTgattgttggtgttgctgtcGTTAGCACAACATAAACGCCACAGCTAAGACCAAGCGAAATGGCTAACGGAAGTCATgggcaaaaaacaaataaactgAAAGATTCTGCAGCATCATGGGAACTGTCGAGTCAGgcaaaatacaacaacaaacaggaGACAAGGGAGAAGGGTATAAAgttgtctctgtgtgtgtgtgtgtatacaaaGGCGTCCAAGCACAAGTGTCATATTGCTGGCAACAAATTATATACACAGTACCCATTCAAAGAATGTTGTGGTAGCCCTGAGATCagcgaaaataaaaaatatttaaaaaaaaagaggaaaaaaacacacacacacacatcttaGAACGACAACCGGATGTGTTGGGTATATGGGGCgataacaacagcaaacacACTCAGTTAGATTTTGCTATGCAAaatgtattattttctttttggaatCCCACAGAAAAACTGTTACACTTTAATCGATACGCTTCAACGAAAAGTCGAAGCCTACAGTGAACGCATTTTGTTGCtcttgtatgtatgtatgtatctgtatgtgtatctgtttgtatatgtatgtagttgtcgcagtcatcatcatcagccaAGCATGCGACATAATTGCGCGAGTTAAAGGCCCCCCCTCAACCAAGCAACAGTCCAATAGACCGACCGAGCGACCgacaaaccaaccaaccagcagcaacaccaacaacatcaacaacatttCAGCAATCCATCGGATCGCATCACAATCCAGCCATCCGTCCAACGTGTGGGAAACACACGACAAATCTGTTTCCCACGGTCTCGTAAAGTAGgcacaaatacacacagacacacacacacacacatggataCATATAGTTTTTGGATCCCCCATCTCTCTTGCTCTCCCTATCTCGCTCTCTCTGTCGCTCTCATTTGGCTCTCCCGAACGAATGGGAGCCAACAGCGCAACTGTCATCATTGACAATAAGTATGACATGGGCAAAGGCAAGAAAGAGATCGACAAAGAAGGcgagcgagaaagagagagagagagtaacgGCAGCTCTCCGACTGAGAGCCACGCGCAGATCAAGACCCAACAACAAGAGAGCTAAAGGAGATCCAAATCCGAACTTTAGGCTCCCTACCAGCAATCAATTGAAGAGGACGCACGCCAGAGCACACACTCTCTCGCTCACTTTGGGCGCAAACCAAAAGAGCGAGCCCGCACAGTGGGACGCATAGTGTTATTAAcccaacaaaataaaataatgatCGAAAACCTTAAGATAGCTTTTATTCACCTTCTTATGGCTGCCAAATGATGCTCCAATTGCTTGGCTTCACAACGTCTCTTATCATTTAGGGCTCGCAGTTGTTGTGATCTTTTGGTAGCCTGTCTAATCATTTGCAATTGCTGTTCCTCTTGAAGATTGCGCAGATTTTTACGTTGCAGACTCATCAGATCCTTGTAGAATTTGTTATGCGCTTTGCCCAACTTGACGAACTTTTGTCgcttaaattcaaaattgcgTGCTTTTTTCTCGAGTTTGCTAAAATCAATTAGATCAGCGGAAGGAGTGCGAGTGGCATTGGAGGCGATTAAGAGCCTTTCCCCTGCATGCCACCTGAGAGTTTCGAACGATGAAAGAGGACTGATTTTCTCACAGTCTACGCGATGTTTGGCTAAACTTTCGCTGCTGCTAGAGGCGTGAAAATTTGGCTGGACAGGATAAATAAACTTTATGCTCAATGACTCGTCTTCTGGCAACTGAGTTGCCGAATATAGAACGCAAGTGGATTTGTCATCCGAACTCATCTCTTCGTCTATTTGCACACTTTCATGGGATGGATTTCTTGTATGTGTTGTAGAAGAAACAGAACAATGACAAGTTATAGAATCACAGTCAATTTCCGAACCAGGCAAGCTTGCAGGCTGATCGGTTGAAGGCAACTCAATCTCTTGACTTGGACTTGAGGGTGGAGTTGGGTTATAGAACATTTTTAGTGCTGGTTGCGGGACAAATTCTTCCTTATCGGGGGTTATTACCTCTTCACCTCGGGTCAACGGCATGCGATTGTCCACCTTGCTAACCACTTGCAGATTCCGACAAGTTGTCTGCTTCAAATGCTCTAAAATATATCGAGTTGCCGTACTTCTGGCACTATATTTGGGTAAATATTCCACATAGATTTGATTTAAGGCCAATGATCGTGAAGGACGCATAAATTTATCGGCAAATTCCAtaattttctctcttttcgCTTCGTCAGACATGAGAGATTGCCATTGATAGAAAACAAGTATGTATTGAATGTAAATTTTATCCTCCAATTCGACTTGGactatttttacatttttgtcCCATTGGGGAAATAAAAATGTTCCGTACAGCTCTGTCATAATATCAGTTCGATTAAAAATCATTGGTATGGCAACAAAAGTCCTTAACCAATGCTTAGTATCCTGATTCACATACGTTTGTAGGGGAATTTTAATGCGCTCCACAATTGATTCCTCTGACTCGACTTGCTCCTGTGCGGCGCAAAGCTCGCAGGATATATAATATGCCACAATGTTGCACATACTCTCACAATAATGACGATACATCTGTTTACCACGTGACATAGTATATATAATCTCGGTAAGTCCGCTGATTATCCGGGCCATTTTGCGACTTTGCAACGGACATTGCCTGGCCGTATCAAATGATTCGCGTACGGATGCCTCGTACTGCATTAACAGACTTCTCATTCGCCTCGAAAAGCTTTCATCATTTAGAAACTGGATGGCATTATAGATCCCACGACGAGTCTCATTCAGTTGCACGAATTCAGACTCCATTCCGGAGCTCATATTTGTGTATTTTAATGTCTAACActagaaatttaatttaaaaaaagactAAAAAATCAAAGATTCAACGCCATTTATTGATATGTTCGTCTATATGTCTATATGGTCAACTAGATTTCAAGGAATATAAGAGTTAGAGCCAAGATTACTATGTTCTTCATTTTGCTTGATCTTGGCACTATATATTTCATCCGTTTCTTGGATATATAGGCCACTGTGCCCGAATTACCCTCACCAGTTTAGTAGTGCCAACCTCCCCCCAACTCTCACTTACAGTAGCCTCTCTTTTTGGGCGAACGAACGCGCCGTCAAGCTACCGAGTGCGAGGTTCCGAATGCCACCACAATTGCAACCACTGTGTGTATGGGTAACTGTAAGGGTATGGGTAggtctgtgtatgtgtgtgtgtgtgtgagcgaTCTCGATGCCGATGCGGGAGCCCGTGGCAAGGCGAGCCAGCAGCGTCGAAGCGAGCGTCGTATAAAAGTAACTCTGGGAACTTGTTTGCCACTCATTTCATAAACGTGCCGCCTGTTGAACGCAACACAAAACGCGAGCGCAACGCATGCGCAACCGAAGCAAAccgccaaaaacaaaaaacacgcCCTCCCCAAAGAAATTGACGTGATAAAATGTGTATTAAGTAAAACGGCGGAAAAAAAGcagaaaactaaatttaaataaaacacaaaactaCAAATCTTTAATGGTAAACTgataaacaaagaaaaaaaatggtcATGGAGATGTCCAAGACGTATCAGTATCGGAAGGTGATGAAACCTCTGCTCGAACGCAAACGTCGTGCCAGGATCAACAAGTGTCTGGACGATCTCAAGGATCTGATGGTCGAGTGTCTGCAGCAGGAGGGCGAACATGTCACACGATTGGAAAAGGCAGACATCCTTGAGCTGACTGTGGATCATATGCGCAAATTGAAGCAGCGCGGTGGATTATCACTGCAGGGAGCCATCATAAATACTGGCAGCGATGCCAGCTCAAGTACCGCCCATGTCGAGTCCTTTCGTTCGGGCTATGTCCATGCGGCTGATCAGATTACTCAGGTTTTGCTACAGACCCAACAAACTGATGAGATTGGTCGCAAGATTATGAAGTTTCTATCGACGCGTCTGATTGAGTTGCAAACTCAATTgttgcaacagcaacaacaacaaccccAGAGATCTCTGCCTGCCGTCGGTTTTTCGTCTGGTCGTTTGGCCTTTCCATTACTTGGTGATTACggtgccgccgccgctgcagcCGCAGCTAGTTACAGTGCCTATTTAGTCGGCAAGGATGAACTGATCGATGTGACCTCAGTGGATGGGACAGGTCTATCCGAGACGGCCTCCGTGACGTCAAATGAATCTGGTGCATCGGAGCCTGTCTGGCGGCCTTGGTAAAATACCTAAATCCTGTTCCCATCGGTAAATCTAGATCTAGATGTTAATTATCATTTAGTATTCCCAAAATGGCTATTAATcaaaacaaccaacaaaccaacaaaatcTGTTGTCTTCCAAAGTAAAATCAACAAATTGAAACCCATCCAATTATGGGTTcatatttgaatttgtttttctttacttattattaattatgaaatatttttagtatttttaaatttattattaaattgtaaATGATTTCTTTTCTGAACTGTGATATAGTACGAGACGATCATTCGATTtcctaaaaaacaaaaatcataaataataataatcaaatgtTTCCTAATTGCATATTTTATATCCcaattatgtatatgtatagaaatagaattaaaaattaagctttaaataatttataaatgttaatttatcAGTTGAAcagaacaaaacataaaaatgcaaataaaatataaaaagagaaaaatcaaATCGCCTCAACACAActtattgaatattttttagatTTCAGCATGAAATGAATGGAATGGATTTGGATTTGGATGGattttttatgaattctaATTAGAACTTGTGGCGCAATTtttaaagaagaaaattttgtTCTAGTTAAGAAATCAAATTATTTTAGTCTTGGAAAATTCTTGAAAACGTGTGAACTGCTCATATATATAGCCAAAAATGTGGAATAACTTATGTCAAATTgattaaatcaaatatttttaactgATAGATCTCTTATATATAGACGGAGGGATAAAATAACTTCAGAGAAATTGATGAAACTAAgttatattagacttaaaaaGTCTTTTAAACATGTGGATAGTTATATATTCTAGTTTAACTTtacagaaataaataaaattacatCTTTGTATGAAGAAGCAATACTGAGAGATGTTTTATTGAAGATTGTGGACCACTTATTGTGAAATTAAGATATATCTCTAATCAATAGAAATGTTTATGGACTTGGAAAACACTAGGAGAATGTTAGCTATCCCATATATTGGCCTAACTTGACAGATATTGATAGCCATAAATATAGAATAAACTGATAGGCGTTAAATAACCAATAATTTGTATGAATCACTTAAAATCACTGAAACCTAATGTTAATAAACTGAATGGCAGGCGCTAGAATTACTGAATGAAGTAGTTTGTTTGTAGACAATCGATTGaaactatatgtatatcaCTAATATTTAGCAAAAATTCCCTTTAAATTCAAAGAGCACGTGACTTGTTATCATTTTGATATGACAATGATAAGCGAATACGTGCTCAGACCTTAGTGCACATATTACATAGACTTTCACTCACTATAATGaactatttttgtttataaagtaattaaaagagcatttcttttttttttgtttttttcggcTACTGTTACGACTGGCTTAATAATCGTTTGACTTGATCTTCAAAGCTTCCTATTAGCACCCGATACGGAAACCAGATCCAACACAATCTAATTGGATCCCTCTTTTTGTGCTGCCTGTTGATCATCTCGCTTgttgatcatcatcatcatcgttgtcTCCTACCTGCGATCACATTGAGAACTGGTTGGCAGCAACCCCTAAAAGATAATCCTAAACATTGCTACCTGCTGGAAGCAGGTAAACTGATAAATAATAAGACAACAATGTAAGGGACCATAACGAAAAAAGGTCTCACAGATTAAATTGAGGTAGATTAACCTTTTACCCAATTTCGAATGAGTCAGGGTTAATTAACAAATGTGGCTGAAAATTGTAGAGAAATAAAGAAgagattttgtgttttgtgtttttgttgattttttgtattttgtattattatgtatgtatataaaaaatgtttaataaaaaaaatttatcacaaatttttctaaagcttttcttttttgttgagtaaatagtattttttgtttgcggCTTGCATGTTAATTGTTTATCAATTAACGGAAGACGAATTAAAGCTGGTTTGGAAGACGTTTGTTTGGACGACCGATGTGGATGTGGAGGTCACTTAGGCCTGAACCCAACGATCCTGTGGCACTGCAATTTCGTTTGAGGTGCTGCAGTAGAGTGGCTCGATGAGATCATTGTCGGCTGGCAGATCGGAGGCGGCTGTCCAGAAGAAGGTACCATGGGCAGTGCGCACAAAGTGAACTGGAACTGTGGGCATTTGCTCCATTTCGTAGTCCTCCATGTCGCAAGAGGCGGAGAGACGTTCATTGGCTTCGTTCTCGAAGGATTCAATGGATGCGTTTTCCAGATCAGCATTGCGGCTATTTTCAATGGATTCCAGAGATTCCAATGAGCTGGCCTTCTTGGAGTTGATGTAGTTCTGTTGCTCCTCCTTCTCGGCTTGCTGCTTGAAGATCTTTTGCAGGAGTTTCTTGACGCTGTAAGACAGCTTCTTGTTCGATTTGATGGCAGTCatggtgttggtgttgttgttgattgtgTTCTGGCACATATTTGCTTGTGTTttagttgagttgagttgttTACTGTACGAAGCGTTGAGCTCGAATGATGTCTGATCCTCGAAACGCTGGGCCTTTTATACTCTGGCACAGGACtcgaaacaaaacaaaacacaaaaaaaaccccaGCCACAAACGCTAGCAGGTACCGGCAAGGCAAAGTGTGGGAAAGTACAAGGATACGTGTTTCGTTCGGATCTCGATCCCCGTCTCGGGTAGCACAGAAAATCCTCTTTACACACagcaaagcaacaacaaaaacggcaGGTGTGTTTTAAAATTCGAAGGGACAGGCGGACAGACGGTGCATTAACCTGCCTGCGTTGGAGTGTGACGGCATGTTGTGTTGCTCTCCTCGCACCTGCAGCAGGTCTATAGCAATTTTATCCTTCGGCAGGATCGTGAGAAGCAAGACTTTTGGCCAGTTCCCACAGTTTGGGAAGGATCCTTTTAGAGTTTCAACTGAACAACACTGATcgagagaaagagaacgaGCGAGGAGCGGGGGAGAGGAGTAgggggaagaaaaaaaaggagaagaatctttttttctttttttttttgtgctgatcacttttggtttttatgtgtttttgttgctgcgcTGCACTTATCTCGTAAATGGAAATCCCTTTTCGATTTTTTGAACACGTGTGCAAGGGATCGAAGGGATCGCTTCGGGGACGTGGGagaatattttcaattttcaacgCTCGACTTGAACTAAACAATTAATGTCTAACGGACGAGACAGGGACAGACGAAAGGATCATCAGATCACATAGTTCAATAGGCAAACACATTCGAGAGACGATTTAAATGCGctgtaatttgaaatttatcaTAATGTATAGGTCGAGAAGGCGTTACCCAAGAAAACGAGCATACTATGGAGGGAGAGACTTGAAGATGAATAGGCCAAGGGGAGAGCGGAGCGGAGCGGAGGAGGACTACAAATACGTGTCAGGCATTTTAAAGACTCGAAGGagttgcatttcatttttagtgtgttgttattttttcttgtcgttcctttttaatttcatttttggtttggtttttttttttctttactgaTGGCTTACAATTAGCAGAAGATGGGTCCCATCCCCTGTCTGAGCCTTATTAAGGAATAGGCGGAGTAGCGTGAGTGAGGAGATGGAGGAGGAATAGGAGGAGCACACGCACAGCGAGCGTTTGGCTtgtccttttcattttttcatgGTTAtagttttacttttattttttgggttTCTTGTGTTGGACACGTGATAGCGCGTGAGTCCTTTGACTTTGGCCATAAATATTTGAGCTCAACTGTGAGTTGGgtttccaattttttcttagttttttgtgtgttttgttggAGCTATGTCTCTGTAGGAGACAAATTAAgattccctttttttcttGGGGTGAGAACTAGTAGGCTGGCGTTAACAGTTCGTTTCAGTTGTTGATgcgttttttctcttcttttttttttgtgataatTACCAGATTGTCTTTTGGGTGTGGTTATTTCTTTGAAATGATCTAAGATGCTGTAGGAGGATACCAAGAGAAGAGAAACCTATTGAATCTAGCACATATGTTGTCCTTTTGATAAAGTATCTAATTGtctttatatatacattatgtCATATCCAAGAGCCTTTGGTGCTAATTTCTGGTTCAGTTCACAGCTAAGACCCCCTGGGATAAGTTAGCTAATGGTATTAGAATTAATTGAAGGTTTGGTTTAGCACATATATTATGTGAATAGTTGATATAAACCTCAATCTATAATGAGTTCTAGGTCttgtttttaataatataagacaATTAAAGGACTTTAGACAAGTTTTTTTAGCTGAGAATCCTGATAACTTAAACAAAGGCCAGTCGAAAACACACATAAAGTGGCGAGCACATGTCGATATATGTTTTGATACTGCGACTTTGAGAGGCTGTAAAACCCACAAAAATCCATTAATCGATtccaaatttttaacaaaaatccattaataatatataaaacgaaaaacaatgAATTTGTTTCATTATCCCCTTCTGTATCTCACTTGAAACTTAAATCTAATAACATGTCTATAGGTAAAATATATGTTTAGTGGCAAAATATGAAAGTTATTAAATAATTAGTTATTTTTTGTATGACTGTAAACAAAATGCACAACCTTTGACCTTTTCTTCTAAACCTCTCCTATACGTTTGCATTTCTTGAGATTATATGAAGATTTACATGCATTGTTCCGCCATAATTGAGCAATTGCACCATGACTGTATATTGGTCTAACATCTACTTCGACATGGCTTTGGACGATTCATTCTGCAGTTTACCTGACTCGAGTCTTTCAATCACAACTGAAACGAAAATTATGGCTAAGAGCGAAAAAGTAAGCCAATTCAAAACAGGATTATATTCTTTGGTTTTGTGTGTAACTGTCTATATGTTCTCAACTTTCTATGatttt is a window encoding:
- the LOC6650159 gene encoding enhancer of split M2 protein, with the translated sequence MYVDTKNLTAASTMAQQQQQQQQQQPAATTLPKNQMRRMRKVWQPLKRLLTVGGKGRPTQLTLVHPNNVDLNNTQQQQPQQQQHHLQLEEFTDDESKTTLELDASSISLSPLLLSSPSDKIVEQVVDLTPPPNTPTLISSVYVEKVSINQGCGSCQHGRNCQHTHHQTQSQPHPQQSNGQSSAWDHLPLPLQYISTDNGTFFWANTQERVDDDLLHAWLCQSFSQLPGTLC
- the LOC6650549 gene encoding enhancer of split m3 protein, coding for MVMEMSKTYQYRKVMKPLLERKRRARINKCLDDLKDLMVECLQQEGEHVTRLEKADILELTVDHMRKLKQRGGLSLQGAIINTGSDASSSTAHVESFRSGYVHAADQITQVLLQTQQTDEIGRKIMKFLSTRLIELQTQLLQQQQQQPQRSLPAVGFSSGRLAFPLLGDYGAAAAAAAASYSAYLVGKDELIDVTSVDGTGLSETASVTSNESGASEPVWRPW
- the LOC6650550 gene encoding enhancer of split m4 protein — protein: MCQNTINNNTNTMTAIKSNKKLSYSVKKLLQKIFKQQAEKEEQQNYINSKKASSLESLESIENSRNADLENASIESFENEANERLSASCDMEDYEMEQMPTVPVHFVRTAHGTFFWTAASDLPADNDLIEPLYCSTSNEIAVPQDRWVQA